From the Meleagris gallopavo isolate NT-WF06-2002-E0010 breed Aviagen turkey brand Nicholas breeding stock chromosome 17, Turkey_5.1, whole genome shotgun sequence genome, one window contains:
- the EIF2B1 gene encoding translation initiation factor eIF-2B subunit alpha: protein PRRSVRPPGETIQGLRSSLRDAIDTLSRVDSSVAVNSGGELFLRFISLTSLEYSDYSKCKEIMIERGEIFLRKVSLSRNKIAKLCHPFIRDGARILTHSYSRVVLRVLEAAVESKKRFNVYVTESQPDQAGQKMAKALRKLNIPVTVILDAAAGYIMEKVDLVLVGAEGVVESGGIINKIGTNQIAVCAKAQNKPFYVVAESFKFVRLFPLNQQDVPDKFKYKADTLKTSPNLTEEHPWIDYTSPSLITLLFTDLGVLTPSAVSDELIKLYL, encoded by the exons CCGCGCCGCTCTGTCCGCCCCCCAGGAGAGACCATCCAGGGCCTGCGGAGCAGCCTGCGCGATGCCATCGATACGCTGTCGCGAGTGGACTCGTCGGTGGCCGTCAACTCCGGCGGGGAGCTCTTCCTGCGCTTCATCAGCCTCACCTCGCTGGAGTACTCG GACTACTCCAAGTGCAAAGAAATCATGATCGAGCGCGGGGAGATCTTCCTCAGGAAGGTGTCTCTCTCGAGGAACAAAATCGCCAAGCTGTGCCATCCGTTCATCAGAGATGGAGCC AGGATATTGACACATTCCTACTCAAGAGTGGTCCTCAGGGTGCTAGAAGCAGCTGTTGAGTCAAAGAAGCGATTCAATGTTTATGTTACTGAATCTCAGCCAGACCAAGCAGG GCAAAAAATGGCAAAGGCCCTGAGGAAACTGAACATTCCTGTGACTGTGATACTGGATGCTGCAGCTGG CTATATTATGGAGAAAGTGGACCTGGTTTTAGTTGGCGCTGAAGGTGTAGTTGAAAGTGGAGGCATAATTAACAAG ATTGGCACTAATCAGATTGCTGTGTGTGCCAAAGCTCAGAATAAGCCATTTTATGTGGTAGCAGAAAGTTTCAAGTTTGTAAGACTTTTCCCTCTCAACCAACAGGATGTCCCAGATAAGTTTAAG TACAAAGCAGACACTCTGAAAACAAGTCCGAATCTAACAGAGGAACATCCCTGGATTGACTACACATCACCATCACTTATTACGTTACTGTTTACAGACCTTGGTGTATTAACTCCATCAGCTGTCAGTGATGAACTCATTAAACTGTATCTGTAA